One stretch of Prunus persica cultivar Lovell chromosome G1, Prunus_persica_NCBIv2, whole genome shotgun sequence DNA includes these proteins:
- the LOC18792229 gene encoding uncharacterized protein LOC18792229, which produces MYIFPLVSSKYIEAILQHTNPFFSKRPIPFSSFPSSIHPKMEDDNYIDHLHYEDKSEEEDAEEALSLCDLPLDNTHDQVHEFHEMSSKHLQARRSSSDQLFEFFSDISSDSFMCSAEDIIVCGKLIPFKQHMTEVPNAPPNPNDSHKNKQPTFRRRSESLSELQSSVTRSCSSKNQIMMRNSRSLDYRKLHRQSSMVSPTPGEMERNSSVRSVGKSDKVKSGNNKPRWFFLMFGIVKFPAEMDLSDIKNRQIRRNSSTTMFPREAFAGKFPDNRSSGKGSWRLLKALSCKDHASVAVTTPFCTQV; this is translated from the coding sequence ATGTATATATTCCCTTTGGTCTCTTCGAAATATATAGAAGCCATTCTTCAACACACAAACCCATTCTTCTCCAAACGCCCCATAcccttttcttcatttccttcatCAATTCATCCAAAAATGGAAGACGACAATTACATTGACCATCTCCATTACGAAGACAaatctgaagaagaagatgcagaAGAGGCACTCTCTCTATGCGACCTTCCACTAGACAATACCCATGACCAAGTCCACGAATTCCACGAGATGTCGTCTAAGCACCTACAAGCTCGTCGTTCCTCCTCCGATCAGTTATTCGAGTTCTTCAGCGACATCAGCTCCGACAGCTTCATGTGTTCCGCCGAAGACATCATCGTCTGCGGGAAACTCATACCCTTCAAACAACACATGACCGAAGTCCCCAATGCTCCTCCAAACCCTAACGATTCTCACAAGAATAAGCAACCAACTTTTCGAAGGCGGTCTGAGTCGCTTTCCGAGTTACAAAGCTCGGTGACAAGATCTTGCAGCTCAAAAAACCAGATCATGATGAGGAACAGCCGATCATTGGACTATCGAAAGCTTCACCGGCAATCTTCAATGGTGTCGCCGACGCCTGGGGAGATGGAGAGGAATTCCTCGGTGAGGAGTGTTGGAAAATCCGATAAGGTAAAGAGTGGTAATAATAAGCCGAGGTGGTTTTTTCTTATGTTTGGGATTGTGAAGTTTCCGGCGGAGATGGACCTCAGTGACATCAAGAACCGGCAGATTCGGCGAAACTCGTCCACCACGATGTTTCCCCGAGAAGCCTTTGCCGGGAAGTTTCCGGATAATCGGAGCTCCGGCAAGGGCTCTTGGAGACTGCTCAAGGCATTGAGCTGCAAGGACCATGCAAGTGTTGCTgtaacgacgccgttttgtaCACAAGTGTGA